A single region of the Paraburkholderia sp. SOS3 genome encodes:
- a CDS encoding efflux transporter outer membrane subunit has translation MHNDAAPSERLKQYAYRLRAAVLALALSLSACLSLAPHYERPALPVATSWPADAPDAGHTTAADVTWRDYFPDPQLQALIAQALAHNRDLRIAVQRVEEARAAYGIRRADQFPTVDAGASYVRFRTPGGILGTQPIDGAGYSVSLTESNWELDFWGRVRNLKDAALENFLASDASQRAATLTLIAQVADSYLLLRELDERIAIARQTITTRTESLRIFRRRFEVGATSRLDLMQSQILLEQARTLAAQLQQQRATDAHALDVLVGAPATLSLPSELDDLSVRADLGAGLPSQLLENRPDIVAAEHQLRAANANIGAARAAFFPRITLTGALGSSSTALQDLFAANTGTWIFLPSVSMPIFDAGRNSSNLHLEQARQKEAVAQYEKSIQSAFRDVADALSAREWLADQVQSARATLDAQTERARLARLRYDSGATPFLEVLDAQRDLLDAQQALVQTRRALLSSRVALYAALGGNLEHAPSADHSPAVPDHSTLRGAPQ, from the coding sequence ATGCATAACGATGCCGCTCCCAGCGAACGCCTGAAGCAGTACGCCTATCGGCTGCGTGCGGCCGTCCTGGCGCTCGCGCTGTCGCTATCGGCTTGCCTGTCGCTCGCGCCACACTACGAACGGCCCGCATTGCCGGTCGCAACCTCGTGGCCTGCCGACGCACCGGACGCGGGTCACACCACCGCCGCCGACGTGACCTGGCGCGACTACTTCCCGGACCCGCAGCTTCAGGCGCTGATCGCGCAGGCGCTCGCGCATAACCGCGACCTGCGCATTGCCGTGCAGCGTGTCGAAGAGGCGCGCGCCGCATACGGCATACGCCGCGCCGATCAATTCCCTACCGTCGACGCGGGCGCGTCCTATGTTCGCTTCCGGACGCCGGGCGGTATCCTGGGCACCCAGCCGATCGACGGCGCAGGCTATAGCGTGAGCCTGACAGAAAGCAACTGGGAACTCGATTTTTGGGGACGCGTGCGCAACCTGAAGGACGCCGCGCTCGAAAACTTTCTGGCTAGCGACGCATCGCAACGCGCCGCTACCCTGACGCTGATCGCGCAGGTCGCCGACAGTTACCTTTTGCTGCGCGAACTCGACGAGCGCATTGCCATCGCGCGCCAGACAATTACGACGCGCACGGAATCCCTGCGCATCTTCCGGCGCCGCTTCGAGGTCGGCGCAACGTCGAGGCTCGACCTGATGCAGTCGCAGATCCTGCTCGAACAAGCGCGCACGCTCGCCGCGCAACTGCAACAGCAGCGCGCCACCGATGCTCACGCGCTCGACGTGCTGGTCGGCGCACCGGCAACCCTGTCGCTGCCATCGGAACTCGACGACCTCAGCGTTCGCGCCGATCTCGGCGCCGGTCTGCCGTCGCAACTGCTCGAGAATCGCCCTGACATCGTCGCGGCCGAACACCAGTTGCGCGCGGCCAATGCGAACATCGGCGCAGCGCGCGCCGCGTTCTTCCCGCGCATCACGCTGACCGGCGCACTCGGCAGCAGCAGTACCGCCCTTCAGGATCTGTTCGCGGCAAATACCGGCACATGGATCTTTCTGCCAAGCGTCTCGATGCCGATCTTCGACGCGGGACGCAACAGCAGCAATCTGCATCTCGAACAGGCACGCCAGAAAGAGGCGGTTGCGCAGTATGAGAAAAGCATCCAGTCCGCGTTTCGCGATGTGGCCGATGCGTTGTCGGCGCGCGAATGGCTCGCCGACCAGGTTCAATCCGCGCGCGCGACACTCGACGCGCAGACCGAACGCGCGAGGCTCGCGCGGCTGCGGTACGACAGCGGCGCCACGCCGTTTCTCGAAGTACTCGACGCGCAGCGCGATCTGCTCGACGCGCAACAAGCGCTCGTGCAGACCCGCAGGGCCCTGCTGTCGAGCCGGGTCGCGCTGTATGCGGCGCTCGGCGGCAATCTGGAACACGCCCCATCGGCCGACCACTCGCCTGCGGTACCGGACCATTCAACATTACGGGGCGCGCCGCAATGA
- a CDS encoding HlyD family secretion protein, with protein sequence MNVAATTKKLIAVAALLIVAASGYFAWTRLHADGPGDAFASGNGRVEATEIDVATKLAGRVDAIYVDEGDFVKAGQPLAKMQVTVLEAQLDEARAQHQQAINNAASVEAQVAQRVSDKAAAQALVTQREAERDAAQRKLARSETLSREGASSMQELDDDRARMRSTEAAVNAANAQVATAAAAIDAARAQLVAARSMVVAAQATVARVNADIVDSELTAPRDGRVQYRVAEPGEVLAAGGTVLNMIDLSDVYMTFFLPETVAGKVALGAEVRIVLDAAPNYVIPAAVSFVASTAQFTPKTVETASERQKLMFRVKARISRELLLQHLKLVKTGLPGVAWVRLDSRVAWPAKLSIRVPQ encoded by the coding sequence ATGAACGTTGCAGCCACAACAAAAAAACTGATCGCCGTCGCGGCGCTGCTGATCGTGGCGGCCTCCGGCTATTTTGCGTGGACGCGGCTGCACGCCGACGGCCCGGGCGACGCATTCGCGAGCGGCAACGGCCGCGTCGAAGCAACCGAAATCGACGTGGCGACGAAGCTGGCCGGCCGGGTCGATGCCATCTATGTGGACGAAGGCGACTTCGTGAAGGCGGGCCAACCACTCGCCAAAATGCAGGTCACCGTGCTCGAGGCACAACTCGACGAAGCGCGCGCGCAGCATCAGCAAGCCATCAACAACGCAGCGAGCGTCGAGGCTCAGGTCGCGCAGCGTGTGAGCGACAAGGCCGCCGCTCAGGCGCTCGTGACGCAGCGCGAAGCCGAACGCGACGCCGCGCAGCGCAAGCTCGCGCGCTCGGAAACGCTATCGCGCGAAGGCGCTTCGTCGATGCAGGAACTCGACGACGACCGCGCCCGGATGCGCAGCACCGAGGCCGCCGTCAACGCCGCCAACGCACAGGTCGCCACTGCGGCGGCCGCGATCGACGCGGCACGCGCGCAGCTTGTTGCCGCGCGTTCGATGGTGGTGGCCGCTCAGGCCACCGTCGCGCGGGTCAATGCCGATATCGTCGACAGCGAACTCACCGCGCCGCGCGACGGCCGCGTGCAGTACCGCGTGGCGGAACCGGGCGAAGTGCTCGCAGCCGGCGGAACGGTCCTCAATATGATCGACCTCTCCGACGTCTACATGACCTTCTTTTTGCCTGAGACGGTAGCCGGCAAGGTCGCGCTCGGTGCCGAAGTGCGGATAGTGCTCGACGCCGCGCCCAACTACGTGATTCCGGCTGCGGTCTCCTTCGTTGCGAGCACCGCGCAGTTCACGCCGAAGACTGTCGAAACCGCGAGCGAGCGTCAGAAGCTGATGTTTCGCGTCAAAGCGCGGATCAGCCGCGAGCTGCTCCTGCAGCATCTGAAACTCGTCAAGACCGGATTGCCGGGCGTCGCATGGGTCCGGCTCGACTCGCGCGTCGCATGGCCGGCAAAACTGTCGATCCGGGTGCCGCAGTGA